The genome window CTACTCACCTCCAGGCAATGCAAAAGTAACATCTGTTGCCATATTTCTCACCATCACTACCACAAATAGGATCATGTTCCTCTGTGCACCCAATAGGCTCACCCTTCTTTGGCATGGGATATTTGCTACATAAAGCCTTCAAAACAAATGACAGAAAAACATCCAACTCTTTTCCATAATACCAGAAGCATAAAACAtttgcacatgctgaataatgttgCATGTTGTATTGGCCGGAGGTACAAACCCATAAATTCCTGTCTTTTGTAAGTCCAGTTGAACCGGATAAGGATTGAATAGAAGAAAGCACTTCGTAGGTTGTTGGCATGGTGAAACAGGGCTCACTAGACTTATTTTGCATGGTAGAAATGCCTGGATGTTTTTATAGGAGACGTTTTCTAATTGTGTGTTAACGTTTTTTTTAGTTTGGTCATCCAACAGTTGTCATGACCACTAATGTTTATTATAGAACTGAAATGTCATCTGACCCCTCCTGGAAAACTGGATTCTGATCCAAACAATATATATGTTTGTGCCGCATGATATATAAGCGTGTCACTCTTAATTCACCTAATGCTGTCCAGAACATGCCCTGCTAGTGATACTAGAATACTAACTGAagttggggaaaaaaccctctttgAACCAAGTACCTGCAAGCTgcagatctgatccagcaggagatGAAAGCTATAAAGGGCTGACAGTCTTCTGTAACAAAAGGTAGAAGGCCTTGCTCCTACTCTATCTTGCATGTAAATTGTGTAGCCCTCATCAAATTAATTTCCAACTCAATATCTGTTCAGTACATTCACCACACacttaaaaagagaaagagttgGGTGTCAGCATACTGAGGGCACCTCAGTCCAAATCTTTGGACAATAATTAACATGAAGATTAACATCCCCACATGGTGGGGGCAAAATAAGAGTCTTGAAAGGCTCCATGGGAAGGAGTAGAGCTAGAACACACAACATCACCTTCTGAAGTTATCGAGTATCCAAGTCCTAAACGAGTCCATTACAAGCTCCTGCCACCCCCACAAATGTTGTTGGTAGTAACTGAGTAGGGTTAGGGAACATGCTATTTTCAttttaatgcaattttttttcaggcCAGGGGGCCTATTGTAGGTATTTTATTCTGAAAGATCTTTGGTATTTTGTACATGTTTGTTGGCTGTTTCCCACTTCACGGTAAGTTTCTGTAGCTcataagatctctctctctctctctctctctctctctctctctctctctctctctctctcagtcactcacatacacacagagaaaggCTATACCACTGGCAACAGATTTACCTCCTCATTACATTGGCCTTCATATCGTATTAATAGAGTGCCTTTACTGCTCCTGAAAAAGAATATAGTGAGGTTAGATGCCAAGACATTAGGAACATTGCTGAAAATCCAGTTTATACAGATGGGCTCATCCATTGTAATATTCAAAGATACATTACTGAAGTACCATCTAACTACTCTAACTGCTCTAACATGAGCCACAAAGATACATTACTGAAGTACCATCTTACTGCTCTAACATGAGCCACTGTTGACCTTGCAAATTATTACAAAATGCAATCAATCCAgtctttagtttttttaaaaaatgtagtttgTTTTCAGCAAAAGTTTCAATAATAAAAGCATTTTCATACCTTGGTTAACCCCTACCTACTTACCATCTGGCTGCACAAAAAAGACACTTGTTTCCATATGTATGGCCATCACTTCCACAGATAGGATAAAGCTCCATTGTGCACATAACTGTTTCATCTTTCTTTGGTCGAGGATATTTACTGCATATTATCTGTTGACGAAATGGGGGAGAACTGTCCACAttcatttagaagagaagaagagttggttttataccctgcttttctgtactttccctttcctccctccaaaCAACCCCTTTGTGAGATATGTTGAGCTAAAACGAAATGAAATGAGAGCCtgacaataaaatatttattccaccAAATGTTCGAtcatccaaacttcaccaagacCACTGACAATTATACAATTAGAATGCAACCCAGCCCCTTCTTGGAAGCAGGATTCAATTAAAACCAATATTCAGCCAAACATTACATAATGTTTCTGATAATCTAGCAAACATTTAccagccagaggcgtacctagggtgggatagggcagggcagggcacaggCCACCCCTTAAAGGGGACCCTAGCCTGTGACCTGTAGCCTCCAAGCATTAAGCTGTGCCTTGCCACAGGGGCAAGgcacacagttgaatgctgaactCAGCAACACTGAATTCAGTGTTCAGTTGAGCTtgtgccacccccctcccccaactccatgTTGACTTCAGGGCAGGAGTTTAAtgctgagctcagcctggctgggttgagTTTTAAACTGCACCCTgcgtttaaagcttgacccagccaGGTTGAGCTCAGTGTTGAACTGAGCAGCCATTCTGCCTGGCTCCAGCTTTCTACCACTGGCtgtgcccccaggctccacttgacttttggaggtggagcttggggatggagccagcagtataaagcagtTGCTCAGCCTGACTCTGAGCTTTGCCTGGCTAGGTCCAGCTTCAAACTGCAGGGttgaaacctgcagtttaaaatgACCTGGCCAGTTGGAGTCAAGTGTTGACTAGTGTGCaggcccctgaactccacatggagttgggaGGGAGTGTAAGCCaatagtgcttgccctgggtgccattttctacaggtatGCTCCTGATATCAACCAAAGtttgacgggggtggggggatttccaATGCTTGCCAGCTACAGAATTCATCATTCAGGGGATCAAATCCATCCAGTCTTCTTCGCACCTTGGCCTCTTGTGGGTTAAATTTAAAAGCATGTACTATGCAAGATAGGAACCTACCAGCCCAAGCTGGTGAAAAAGTATCCAGAACTTGCTGGCTATAGAACAGATAATGCAGGGGTGCATATCCATCCAGTATGGCCTAGCAGTCTTCTGAGTATTTCTGCCATATGTTGATTAAATTTAAATTGCTTCTCCCCCATCCAGTTCATTTCTGACTAATACCTGTTTGGCATGTTCAGCACACAGAAAAAGGGAGAAATAGATCTGTGTGTCGGCGTATGGAGGATAGCTTACTTCAAGTCTCTGCACAATCTTCATTCAACAGCTTCATCTGAATATGACATATAGGGGAGGAAATGATCCCTGAAAAGCTTATAGCAAGGAGCAGAGCTACAATCTCACAGCATGACCTTTTGGAGCCATCTGACTCCAACCCTAATCTAGCACATTGCAAAATTATGGACCTCATAGCAATTTACTTGCTAGTTGTTGGGGGTAGAACTAGGAAGGATTCTGCTTTAACACCAAATGCTAATGCAGCACAGGGGTCCCCACTTCTAGGTGTTTTAATCTGAAATAGCTTTGCTATTTTATACATAGTTGAGGGCTATTACCTACTTCAGGGGAAGATTTTGTGGTTCATATGTATATAGAATAAAAACTAACTATAACTATTAGACTTACATCCTCTTTACATTCACCTTTATACCGTATCGTTAGTGGCCCTTTAGCATACCTGAAAAACAATGGAATAAGATGTCATCATGAGACTAAAGAACCTAGTTGAAAATTCAGTTTATGCTGGTGGACATGTCCATCATAACATCCAAAGACACATCAATGAAATACTATTATTAAACCTTGATAAAAACGAGTAATTGTTGTGCTTgtgaattaaaacaaaatataatcaatcaattttcaatttctttttaaaaaaattggattgtTTTCAGCAAAATGTCACTTTGTTAAAAGCATGTTTGTACCTTAGATATCTGCATTTTACTCACCATCTTGCAGCACAAAAATGACACATATTGTCATGTGTGTGGCCTTTACTATCACAAATAGGATCAAACTCCTTTGCACAAAAAACTGGCTCATTCCTCTTTGGTGGAGGATATTTACTGCATATACCCTGACAAAGTaatgacagaaaaaaatccaaatacaaTTAACATTTAAccactttttgggggggaaattcaTAAATGTTTCAATCTGAGCGGTTCTGAACTGAGGTGCAATCCAAACAACTCCTTTCCTGCATAAATCTTAGGAACTTGGTAAGGATGCGGTGGAAGGAACACTTGATAGGTTGTGGATGTGATGAAAGAGGGCTCATCACTCTTCTGTTACAGAATGAAAAACAGACTGGGTATTTTATATGAGCATTTGTTTCCTAATTCCatcttacatttttattctgacaTACTTTCAGCCAAAAGCCACCAAGACTACTGACAACTGTACAACTAGAGCATAATGCCACATCTTCTTAAGAACAGGACTGCAATCCAACCAATTTGTTTACTCGCTCCTAAATGTGGTTGGAAAAGTTCCTTTAAGCAAGCATCCACAAGCTACAGGCTTAATCCTGTTGATCCCTGAGAAGCTCAACATTATAAATGGCTGGCTACAGAGCTGAAATCCTCAAGAATCACCTTTTGGATACACCTGATTACTGAATTTTCATGGTGAACAGGGCATGCGATAATAGTGAGTAGAGTAAGTAGAATCggcagctctgagttgggaaataggtggagattttgtgggtggagaggttgggtttggggaggggggggctcaaCATGGcacaatgccaaagagtccaccattcaaagcagtcattttcactatgggaactgagctctgtag of Sphaerodactylus townsendi isolate TG3544 linkage group LG03, MPM_Stown_v2.3, whole genome shotgun sequence contains these proteins:
- the LOC125430281 gene encoding double-headed protease inhibitor, submandibular gland-like; translated protein: MVVLNALLKYFSGADHTSSKGICSKYPPPKRNEPVFCAKEFDPICDSKGHTHDNMCHFCAARWYAKGPLTIRYKGECKEDIICSKYPRPKKDETVMCTMELYPICGSDGHTYGNKCLFCAARWSSKGTLLIRYEGQCNEEALCSKYPMPKKGEPIGCTEEHDPICGSDGEKYGNRCYFCIAWRMSGGTLTIRHEGECRPKDHYKKS